A window of the Janthinobacterium agaricidamnosum NBRC 102515 = DSM 9628 genome harbors these coding sequences:
- the kdpB gene encoding potassium-transporting ATPase subunit KdpB, with product MSRKSLTLFDSALIGPAILDAFKKLHPRTQWRSPVMFVVYVGSIITSLLAIQALNGQGEAPAGFILATSVWLWFTVLFANFAEALAEGRSKAQAASLRALKQTVMAKKMTTPKYGTPWLPTPATDLRKGMTVLVEAGDVIPADGEVVGGVASVDESAITGESAPVIRESGGDFSAVTGGTRVLSDWLMVRVSVNPGEAFIDRMIAMVEGAKRQKTPNEIALTILLVALTIVFLIVTVTLLPFSLFSVEAAKAGTPVTITVLIALLVCLIPTTIGGLLSAIGVAGMSRMMQANVIATSGRAVEAAGDVDVLMLDKTGTITLGNRQAALFVAAPGVTEQQLADAAQLASLADETPEGRSIVVLAKQRFNIRERDMGSLNATFVQFTAQTRMSGVDIPGDHVREVRKGAADSVKKYVEALGRPYPEEVARAVDDISRRGSTPLVVVDDGLVMGTVELKDIVKGGIKERFAELRRMGIKTVMITGDNKLTAAAIAAEAGVDDFLAEATPEDKLKLIRSYQSEGRLVAMTGDGTNDAPALAQADVAVAMNSGTQAAKEAGNMVDLDSNPTKLLEIVEIGKQMLMTRGSLTTFSIANDIAKYFAIIPAAFVGTYPQLKALDVMHLASPSSAIMSAVIFNALIIVVLIPLALKGVQYRAIGAAMLLRRNLLIYGLGGIILPFIGIKLIDMVLAAFNFV from the coding sequence ATGTCACGCAAAAGCCTGACGCTTTTCGACTCCGCATTGATTGGCCCGGCCATTCTCGATGCGTTTAAAAAACTCCATCCACGCACCCAATGGCGCAGCCCGGTCATGTTCGTGGTGTATGTCGGCAGCATCATCACGTCGCTGCTGGCGATCCAGGCCCTGAACGGCCAGGGCGAGGCCCCCGCCGGCTTCATCCTGGCGACCTCGGTCTGGCTGTGGTTCACGGTCTTGTTCGCCAACTTCGCCGAAGCGCTGGCGGAAGGCCGCAGCAAGGCGCAGGCGGCGTCGCTGCGCGCCTTGAAGCAAACCGTGATGGCCAAGAAAATGACCACGCCGAAGTACGGCACGCCATGGCTGCCGACGCCCGCCACCGACCTGCGCAAGGGCATGACGGTGCTGGTCGAAGCCGGCGACGTGATCCCGGCCGACGGCGAAGTGGTCGGCGGCGTGGCCTCGGTCGACGAAAGCGCCATCACCGGCGAATCGGCGCCGGTGATACGCGAATCGGGCGGCGACTTTTCGGCCGTCACCGGCGGCACCCGCGTGCTGTCGGACTGGCTGATGGTGCGCGTTTCGGTCAACCCCGGCGAAGCGTTCATCGACCGCATGATCGCCATGGTCGAAGGCGCCAAGCGCCAAAAGACGCCGAATGAAATCGCGCTGACGATCTTGCTGGTGGCGCTGACCATCGTGTTCCTGATCGTGACCGTGACGCTGCTGCCGTTTTCGCTGTTCTCGGTGGAAGCCGCCAAGGCCGGCACGCCGGTCACCATCACCGTGCTGATCGCGCTGCTGGTCTGTTTGATCCCGACCACCATCGGCGGCTTGCTGTCGGCGATCGGCGTGGCCGGCATGAGCCGCATGATGCAGGCCAATGTGATCGCCACCTCCGGCCGCGCGGTCGAAGCCGCCGGCGACGTCGATGTGCTGATGCTCGACAAGACCGGCACCATCACCCTCGGCAACCGCCAGGCCGCGCTGTTTGTCGCCGCGCCGGGCGTCACCGAGCAGCAACTGGCCGACGCGGCGCAACTCGCTTCGCTGGCCGATGAAACGCCGGAGGGCCGCAGCATCGTTGTGCTGGCCAAGCAGCGCTTCAATATTCGCGAACGCGACATGGGCAGCCTGAACGCGACCTTTGTGCAATTCACCGCGCAAACCCGCATGAGCGGCGTCGATATCCCCGGCGATCATGTGCGCGAAGTGCGCAAGGGCGCGGCCGACTCGGTCAAGAAGTACGTCGAGGCGCTGGGCCGTCCGTATCCGGAAGAAGTGGCGCGCGCGGTGGACGACATTTCGCGCCGCGGCAGCACCCCGCTGGTGGTGGTCGACGATGGCCTGGTGATGGGCACCGTCGAGCTGAAGGATATCGTCAAGGGCGGCATCAAGGAGCGTTTCGCCGAATTGCGCCGCATGGGCATCAAGACCGTGATGATCACCGGCGATAACAAGCTGACCGCCGCCGCGATCGCCGCCGAAGCGGGCGTCGACGACTTCCTGGCCGAGGCGACCCCGGAAGACAAGCTGAAACTGATCCGCAGCTACCAGTCGGAAGGCCGGCTGGTGGCGATGACCGGCGACGGCACCAACGATGCGCCGGCGCTGGCCCAGGCCGACGTGGCGGTGGCGATGAATTCCGGCACCCAGGCGGCGAAAGAGGCCGGCAATATGGTCGACCTCGATTCGAACCCGACCAAGCTGCTGGAAATCGTCGAGATCGGCAAGCAGATGCTGATGACGCGCGGTTCGCTGACCACTTTCTCGATCGCCAACGACATCGCCAAGTATTTCGCGATCATCCCGGCGGCGTTCGTCGGCACCTATCCGCAACTGAAGGCGCTCGACGTGATGCACCTGGCCAGCCCGTCGTCGGCGATCATGTCGGCGGTGATCTTCAACGCGCTGATCATCGTCGTGCTGATCCCGCTGGCGCTGAAGGGCGTGCAATACCGCGCCATCGGCGCGGCCATGCTGTTGCGCCGCAACCTGCTGATCTACGGCCTGGGCGGCATCATCCTGCCATTCATCGGGATCAAGCTGATCGACATGGTTTTAGCCGCATTTAATTTCGTCTGA
- the kdpC gene encoding potassium-transporting ATPase subunit KdpC translates to MSTIIRPAIVMFAALTVICGVVYPYAVTGIGQLAFSDQANGSMVENGGKVIGSSLIGQSFTSPKYFWGRPSATTPMANNGAGSGGSNLGPTNPALLDAVKGRIDALKAADPENRLPVPVDLVTASGSGLDPEISIAAARYQAPRVARERHVSPEQVQDIVTHYQQQSLFGFFGEPRVNVLALNMALDALPK, encoded by the coding sequence ATGAGTACCATTATTCGTCCCGCCATCGTGATGTTCGCCGCCCTGACCGTGATTTGCGGCGTGGTTTATCCGTACGCCGTGACCGGCATCGGCCAGTTGGCGTTTTCCGACCAGGCCAACGGCAGCATGGTCGAAAACGGCGGCAAGGTGATCGGTTCCAGCCTGATCGGCCAGTCGTTCACGTCGCCGAAGTATTTCTGGGGCCGGCCATCGGCCACCACGCCGATGGCCAACAACGGCGCCGGTTCCGGCGGTTCCAACCTGGGCCCGACCAATCCGGCCTTGCTGGACGCGGTCAAGGGCCGGATCGACGCGCTGAAAGCCGCCGATCCGGAAAACCGGCTGCCGGTGCCGGTCGACCTGGTGACGGCGTCGGGCAGCGGCCTGGACCCGGAAATCAGCATCGCGGCGGCGCGCTACCAGGCGCCGCGCGTGGCGCGCGAGCGTCATGTCTCGCCGGAACAGGTGCAGGATATCGTCACGCATTACCAGCAGCAGTCGCTGTTCGGCTTTTTCGGCGAACCGCGCGTCAATGTGCTGGCGCTGAACATGGCGCTGGACGCGCTGCCCAAGTAA
- the kdpD gene encoding two-component system sensor histidine kinase KdpD, producing the protein MLPNDSQRPDPDALLAQVQAQEKKASRGKLRIYFGASAGVGKTCAMLAAAHKMQDDGQQLLVGIVETHGRRDTAALLEGLPLLPLKQIVYRGKNLAEFDLDEALLRRPPLILMDELAHSNAPGSRHPKRWQDVEELLDAGIDVLSTVNVQHLESLNDVVGGITGVRVAETLPDTVFDRADEVVLVDLPADELLTRLKLGKVYQPQQAERASQNFFRKGNLIALRELALRRTADRIQDDVQAYRVEKSINPIWKTGAALLACIGPRPGAEHVIRSTARLASQLNAEWHALYVETPQLQHLPPAERERILKTLKLAQDLGARTAVVSNSDIAGAIVDYARAGNISKVIVGRGRRNWPWRIAHARRIAQLAPDVDLIEIGQPAAQAGAASQPAARDGEEGADAGRRPSRHWRYLVAAGASVLTALLVLPMLAYLDLANIAMLFLLTVVLVAVRFGRGPAALASLVGVACFDFVFVPPRYSFAVGDFQYVITFGVMLAVGLIIGHLTAGLRFQARVASHREARARALYEFARELSGVLQTEQIFEITRDFIQRAFQARATLLIPDDDGRLQMTQQAGDIHAQQLALLDLGIAQWSFDHAEAAGIGTDTLPAASVFYLPLIAPMRTRGILALLPDNRRWLLVPEQRQHLDTFAALAAIALERVHYIDVAQGALVQMESERLRNSLLAALSHDLRTPLTSLVGLSESLVMSKPGLAPEQLTMARSLQEETLRMSALVSNLLDMARIESGQVRLNLQWQALEEVVGSALRASRSQLTCHQVQTRLERDLPLVSYDAVLIERVLCNLLENAAKYTPPGSSITIAADVRGAWLQVSVYDDGPGLPAGREEAIFEKFTRGERESNKPGVGLGLAICRAIVEAHGGKIRAGQSPIHGAAIEFTLPLGTPPAMPELDLELPH; encoded by the coding sequence ATGCTCCCCAACGACAGCCAACGCCCCGACCCTGACGCCTTGCTGGCCCAGGTGCAGGCGCAGGAAAAGAAAGCTTCGCGCGGCAAGCTCCGGATTTATTTCGGCGCGTCGGCGGGCGTCGGCAAGACGTGCGCGATGCTGGCCGCGGCCCATAAAATGCAGGACGACGGCCAGCAATTACTGGTCGGGATAGTCGAAACCCATGGCCGCCGCGATACCGCCGCCTTGCTGGAAGGCTTGCCGCTACTGCCTTTGAAGCAGATAGTCTATCGCGGCAAGAACCTGGCCGAGTTCGACCTGGACGAAGCGCTGCTGCGCCGGCCGCCGCTGATCTTGATGGATGAGCTGGCGCATTCGAACGCACCCGGCTCGCGCCATCCGAAACGCTGGCAGGACGTCGAGGAATTGCTCGACGCCGGCATCGACGTGCTGAGCACCGTCAACGTGCAGCACCTGGAAAGTTTGAACGATGTGGTCGGCGGCATCACCGGCGTGCGGGTCGCCGAGACGCTGCCGGACACGGTATTCGACCGCGCCGACGAAGTGGTGCTGGTCGACCTGCCGGCCGACGAGTTATTGACGCGTCTGAAACTCGGCAAGGTGTACCAGCCGCAGCAAGCCGAGCGCGCGTCGCAGAATTTTTTCCGCAAGGGAAATTTGATCGCCTTGCGCGAACTGGCCTTGCGCCGCACCGCCGACCGCATCCAGGACGATGTGCAGGCTTACCGGGTCGAAAAATCGATCAACCCGATCTGGAAGACCGGCGCCGCGCTGCTGGCCTGCATCGGCCCGCGCCCCGGCGCCGAACATGTGATCCGCAGCACCGCGCGGCTGGCCAGCCAGTTGAACGCCGAGTGGCATGCGCTGTATGTCGAGACGCCGCAATTGCAGCATTTGCCGCCGGCCGAGCGCGAACGCATCCTGAAGACGCTGAAGCTGGCGCAAGACCTGGGCGCGCGCACCGCCGTGGTATCGAACAGCGACATCGCCGGCGCCATCGTCGATTACGCGCGCGCCGGCAATATCTCGAAAGTGATCGTCGGCCGCGGCCGGCGCAACTGGCCGTGGCGCATCGCGCACGCCAGGCGCATCGCGCAACTGGCGCCGGACGTCGACTTGATCGAAATCGGCCAGCCGGCCGCGCAGGCCGGTGCGGCCAGCCAACCGGCCGCGCGCGACGGCGAAGAGGGCGCCGACGCCGGGCGGCGTCCGTCGCGCCACTGGCGTTACCTGGTCGCCGCCGGCGCCAGCGTGCTGACCGCGCTGCTGGTGCTGCCGATGCTGGCCTACCTCGACCTGGCCAATATCGCTATGCTGTTCCTGCTGACGGTGGTGCTGGTGGCGGTGCGCTTCGGGCGCGGCCCGGCCGCGCTGGCCAGCCTGGTCGGGGTGGCCTGCTTCGACTTTGTCTTCGTGCCGCCGCGCTATTCGTTCGCGGTCGGCGATTTCCAGTATGTGATCACCTTCGGCGTGATGCTGGCGGTCGGCCTGATCATAGGCCATTTGACGGCCGGGCTGCGCTTCCAGGCGCGGGTGGCGTCGCACCGCGAGGCGCGCGCCCGCGCGCTGTATGAATTTGCCCGCGAATTATCGGGCGTGCTGCAAACCGAACAGATCTTCGAGATCACCCGCGACTTCATCCAGCGCGCCTTCCAGGCCCGCGCCACGCTGCTGATCCCGGATGACGACGGGCGCCTGCAAATGACGCAGCAAGCCGGCGACATCCACGCCCAGCAACTGGCGCTGCTCGACCTGGGCATTGCGCAATGGTCGTTCGACCACGCCGAGGCGGCCGGCATCGGCACCGACACCTTGCCGGCGGCCAGCGTGTTTTATTTGCCGCTGATCGCGCCGATGCGCACCCGCGGCATCCTGGCGCTGCTGCCGGACAACCGGCGCTGGCTGCTGGTGCCGGAACAGCGGCAACACCTGGATACATTCGCCGCGCTGGCCGCGATCGCGCTGGAACGGGTGCATTACATCGACGTGGCGCAGGGCGCGCTGGTGCAGATGGAGTCGGAACGGCTGCGCAACTCGCTGCTGGCGGCGCTGTCGCACGACTTGCGCACGCCGCTGACGTCGCTGGTCGGCCTGTCCGAATCGCTGGTGATGTCGAAACCGGGGTTGGCGCCGGAGCAGCTGACCATGGCCCGCTCGCTGCAGGAAGAAACCCTGCGCATGAGCGCGCTGGTGTCGAATTTGCTGGACATGGCGCGCATCGAAAGCGGCCAGGTGCGGCTCAACCTGCAATGGCAGGCGCTGGAAGAAGTGGTCGGGAGTGCCTTGCGCGCCAGCCGCTCGCAACTGACCTGCCACCAGGTGCAGACCAGGCTGGAGCGCGACTTGCCGCTAGTGTCGTATGACGCGGTGCTGATCGAGCGGGTGCTGTGCAACCTGCTGGAGAACGCCGCCAAATACACGCCGCCGGGCAGCAGCATCACCATCGCCGCCGATGTCAGGGGCGCGTGGCTGCAAGTGAGCGTGTATGACGACGGCCCCGGCTTGCCGGCCGGCCGCGAGGAAGCGATCTTTGAAAAATTCACGCGCGGCGAACGCGAATCGAACAAGCCCGGCGTTGGCCTGGGGCTGGCGATTTGCCGCGCCATCGTCGAGGCGCACGGCGGCAAGATCCGCGCCGGCCAGTCGCCGATCCATGGCGCCGCGATCGAATTTACCCTGCCGCTCGGCACGCCGCCGGCGATGCCCGAACTGGACCTTGAACTGCCTCATTAA
- the kdpE gene encoding two-component system response regulator KdpE, which translates to MSEPSATALLVEDEPQIRRFVRSALEQEGWQIFESATMQRGLIDAGTRRPDLIVLDLGLPDGDGIDFIADIRKWSAVPIIVLSARVDEQDKIRALDAGADDYLTKPFGVGELLARVRATLRRQRQPGASVDGQVQFGDIKVDLKARLVTRNNQMVHLTPTEFRLLSVLVSNAGRVVTNPQLLREVWGPSHSESGHYLRIYMGHLRQKLENDPTQPVYLLTETAVGYRLMLPL; encoded by the coding sequence ATGAGCGAACCTTCAGCCACCGCCTTACTGGTCGAAGACGAACCACAGATCCGGCGCTTCGTGCGCTCGGCGCTGGAACAGGAAGGCTGGCAGATTTTCGAGTCGGCCACCATGCAGCGCGGCCTGATCGACGCCGGCACCCGGCGTCCCGACCTGATCGTGCTCGACCTCGGCCTGCCCGACGGCGACGGCATCGATTTTATCGCCGACATCCGCAAATGGTCGGCCGTGCCGATCATCGTCCTGTCGGCGCGGGTCGATGAACAAGACAAGATCCGCGCGCTCGACGCCGGCGCCGACGATTACCTGACCAAGCCGTTCGGCGTCGGCGAATTGCTGGCGCGGGTGCGCGCCACCCTGCGCCGCCAGCGCCAGCCGGGCGCCAGCGTCGATGGCCAGGTGCAGTTCGGCGATATCAAGGTCGACCTGAAGGCCCGGCTGGTCACGCGCAACAACCAGATGGTGCATTTGACGCCGACCGAATTCCGCCTGTTGTCGGTGCTGGTCAGCAATGCCGGGCGGGTGGTCACCAATCCGCAACTGCTGCGCGAAGTGTGGGGGCCGTCGCATTCCGAAAGCGGCCATTACCTGCGCATCTACATGGGGCATTTGCGCCAGAAGCTGGAAAACGATCCGACCCAGCCGGTCTACCTGCTGACCGAAACGGCGGTCGGCTACCGGCTGATGCTGCCGCTATGA
- a CDS encoding TorF family putative porin, giving the protein MKKLTLVCAIAATFAAGLVHAEEPKPDNEVSFNAAAVSDYRFRGISQTRMQPALQGGADYVNNPGGLYAGAWASTIKWTKDAGGSGDVELDLYGGKRGQLGADVSYDVGVLAYIYAGNGLDKVAGLVDANTYEVYGQLGYGPAYIKYSSAVSNLFGFADSKNSGYLDIGANIDMGSGWTGNLHAGHQTVKNNSASNYSDWKIGVTKDFGIVSGALAVIGTNASEAAYASPVNGKFTGKTALVLTISKTF; this is encoded by the coding sequence ATGAAAAAACTGACCCTTGTTTGTGCTATCGCCGCGACGTTCGCCGCCGGCCTGGTTCACGCGGAGGAGCCAAAACCGGATAACGAAGTAAGTTTTAATGCGGCGGCGGTGTCCGATTATCGCTTCCGCGGCATTTCGCAAACCCGTATGCAGCCAGCCTTGCAGGGCGGCGCCGATTATGTCAACAATCCGGGCGGCCTGTATGCCGGCGCGTGGGCGTCGACCATCAAATGGACCAAGGACGCCGGCGGCAGCGGCGACGTGGAACTCGACCTGTACGGCGGCAAGCGCGGCCAGCTGGGCGCCGACGTATCGTATGACGTGGGCGTGCTGGCCTATATCTACGCCGGCAACGGCCTGGACAAGGTGGCCGGCCTGGTCGACGCGAATACCTATGAAGTGTATGGCCAGCTCGGCTACGGTCCGGCCTACATCAAGTATTCGAGTGCGGTCTCGAACCTGTTCGGTTTCGCCGACAGCAAGAACAGCGGCTACCTGGACATCGGCGCCAATATCGACATGGGTTCCGGCTGGACCGGCAACCTGCATGCCGGCCATCAAACGGTGAAGAACAACTCGGCATCCAATTATAGCGACTGGAAAATCGGCGTGACCAAGGACTTCGGCATCGTCAGCGGCGCGCTGGCCGTGATCGGCACCAATGCCAGCGAAGCGGCGTACGCATCGCCGGTCAACGGCAAATTCACCGGCAAGACCGCGCTGGTGCTGACCATCAGTAAAACGTTTTAA
- a CDS encoding ParA family protein — protein MEKSILAGRLAASRALAGRKVLLLDADPRHATLRQPGLARQAADGARPGVVARAISAKGLQPELEHLITCYHDIVIDTEGRDSMGSRSALIAARVVIIPIAGGHSDDTSRARLVQRITYARLFNPGLRVLVVADDTTPVISELVARIPAAVHTGIEQLYCAVFSQ, from the coding sequence ATGGAGAAATCCATCCTGGCCGGCCGGCTGGCCGCATCGCGCGCGCTGGCCGGTCGCAAGGTGCTGCTGCTGGACGCCGACCCGCGCCATGCGACGCTGCGGCAACCCGGACTGGCCAGGCAAGCAGCCGATGGCGCGCGGCCCGGCGTCGTCGCGCGCGCCATCAGCGCCAAGGGTTTGCAGCCCGAGCTGGAACACCTGATCACCTGCTACCACGACATCGTCATCGATACCGAAGGCCGCGATTCGATGGGCAGCCGCTCGGCGCTGATCGCCGCGCGGGTGGTCATCATCCCGATCGCCGGCGGCCACAGCGACGATACCAGCCGGGCCCGCCTGGTGCAGCGCATCACCTACGCGCGCCTGTTCAATCCCGGCTTGCGCGTGCTGGTGGTGGCCGACGACACCACGCCTGTGATCAGCGAGCTGGTGGCGCGCATCCCCGCCGCCGTGCATACCGGCATCGAACAGCTGTACTGCGCCGTCTTCAGCCAATAA
- the dapA gene encoding 4-hydroxy-tetrahydrodipicolinate synthase: MNRAMTPLMHPPIRDNAMSSSRITGHFQGIWVPLVTPFDDGEVDLEAAQRLAAELVASGIHGLVVCGTTGEAAMLSEREQALLLDAVLETVGPHFPVVMGAGGSDTRAVAASVKRFDDHPLAGLLISAPSYVRPSQEGILRHFQAISAATDHSIVLYNIPARTGINIEPATVAELSRDTRFVAIKEAGGNVLQITDLLLNTRLDVLSGDDTLLLATLRMGGHGAMSAAAHLRPDLYVQLYELVKTGQIAAAQELFKSLLPVIRLLFAEPNPAPVKAALAMLGKLKDELRLPMTCMSAAGKARLFSALDDLMAIPEWHTPAEDKHHASQGWLLQLVSSSPSLVVPAGRYDDHHHN; encoded by the coding sequence ATGAACCGCGCGATGACCCCGCTGATGCACCCGCCGATACGCGACAACGCGATGTCGTCGAGCCGCATCACCGGCCACTTCCAGGGTATCTGGGTGCCGCTGGTGACGCCCTTCGACGATGGGGAAGTCGACCTGGAAGCGGCCCAGCGCCTGGCCGCCGAACTGGTGGCCAGCGGCATCCACGGCCTGGTCGTGTGCGGCACCACCGGCGAAGCGGCGATGCTCAGCGAACGCGAACAGGCGCTGCTGCTGGACGCGGTGCTGGAAACCGTCGGCCCGCACTTCCCGGTCGTGATGGGCGCCGGCGGCAGCGACACCCGCGCCGTCGCGGCCAGCGTCAAGCGCTTCGACGACCATCCGCTGGCCGGCTTGCTGATTTCGGCGCCCAGCTATGTGCGGCCGTCGCAGGAAGGCATCCTGCGGCACTTCCAGGCGATTTCGGCGGCCACCGACCACTCCATCGTGCTGTACAACATCCCGGCCCGCACCGGTATCAATATCGAGCCGGCCACGGTGGCGGAACTGAGCCGCGACACGCGCTTCGTCGCCATCAAGGAAGCCGGCGGCAACGTGCTGCAAATTACCGACTTGCTATTGAATACCCGGCTCGACGTGCTGAGCGGCGACGACACGCTGCTGCTGGCCACCTTGCGCATGGGCGGCCACGGCGCGATGTCCGCCGCCGCCCACCTCCGGCCCGACCTGTACGTGCAGCTGTATGAACTGGTCAAGACCGGCCAGATCGCCGCCGCGCAGGAATTGTTCAAGTCCCTGCTGCCGGTGATACGCCTGCTGTTCGCCGAACCCAACCCTGCTCCCGTCAAGGCTGCGCTGGCGATGCTGGGCAAGCTCAAGGATGAGCTGCGCCTGCCGATGACCTGCATGTCGGCGGCCGGCAAGGCACGCCTGTTCAGCGCCCTCGACGACTTGATGGCCATCCCCGAATGGCACACCCCGGCCGAAGACAAGCACCACGCATCGCAAGGCTGGCTGCTGCAACTGGTCAGCTCCTCCCCGTCGCTGGTCGTGCCTGCCGGACGTTACGATGATCATCACCATAACTGA
- a CDS encoding gamma-glutamyl-gamma-aminobutyrate hydrolase family protein: MSDNDPPNSSKAADQGSGGRDSDAAPRYLKENDTPFALAWRVVMARYRAMRDKAGRDFMRRTLRIGISARIFHPEPGSTGLRSKNLQYLEESIAQWVMSRDVLVFMIPTVNTSGLLHPSNITLRHYARHLDGLVLQGGADVSPQTYSEAATRPEWSGDRARDIYELELLHEFVDAGKPVLGICRGCQLINVGFGGTLYQDIASDVEGAAAHVNDLYDRHRHSIVFPKGSSLAGMFPKAGEALVNSIHHQSVKDLGRDITVEAISQGDNIVEAIRYQRANFVMGLQWHPEFHSAGGVELLDCTPILDNFLRAARETRF; this comes from the coding sequence ATGTCAGATAACGATCCCCCCAATTCCTCCAAGGCGGCAGATCAGGGTTCCGGAGGGCGCGACAGCGACGCCGCGCCGCGCTACCTGAAAGAAAACGACACGCCGTTCGCGCTGGCCTGGCGGGTGGTGATGGCGCGCTACCGCGCGATGCGCGACAAGGCCGGCCGCGACTTCATGCGGCGCACGCTGCGGATCGGCATTTCGGCGCGGATTTTCCATCCCGAGCCGGGTTCGACCGGCCTGCGCAGCAAGAACCTGCAATACCTGGAAGAGTCGATCGCGCAGTGGGTCATGTCGCGCGACGTGCTGGTGTTCATGATCCCGACGGTCAATACCAGCGGCTTGCTACACCCCAGTAACATCACCTTGCGCCACTATGCGCGCCACCTGGACGGGCTGGTGCTGCAGGGCGGCGCCGACGTGTCGCCGCAAACCTATTCGGAGGCGGCGACCCGGCCGGAATGGAGCGGCGACCGCGCGCGCGACATCTACGAGCTGGAACTGCTGCATGAATTCGTCGACGCCGGCAAGCCGGTGCTGGGCATCTGCCGCGGCTGCCAATTGATCAATGTGGGGTTCGGCGGCACGCTGTACCAGGACATCGCCTCCGATGTCGAAGGCGCGGCGGCCCACGTCAACGACTTGTACGACCGGCACCGCCACAGCATCGTGTTCCCGAAAGGCTCGTCGCTGGCCGGCATGTTCCCGAAAGCCGGCGAGGCGCTGGTCAATTCGATCCATCACCAGTCGGTCAAGGACCTGGGACGCGACATCACCGTCGAGGCGATTTCGCAGGGCGACAACATCGTCGAGGCGATCCGCTACCAGCGCGCCAATTTTGTCATGGGCTTGCAGTGGCACCCGGAATTCCATTCGGCCGGCGGCGTCGAACTGCTCGACTGCACGCCGATCCTGGATAATTTCTTGCGGGCCGCGCGCGAAACCCGCTTTTAG
- a CDS encoding YbdK family carboxylate-amine ligase, with the protein MPLEPFSHSAALTFGVELELQLVNLSDFDLTAASPDLLHLLGKKPFPGNVTPEITESMIEINSTVHTHHEPLLAQLQEIRDTLVAAGDQLNIGISGGGTHPFQQWSSQKIFSKPRFQEISELYGYLAKQFTIFGQHVHIGCASGDDAMFLLHSLNRYIPHFIALSASSPFVQGRDTLFDSARLNSVFAFPMSGRAPFTLSWDQFANEYFAKMENTGIIRSMKDFYWDLRPKPEFGTIELRVCDTPLTVERAAALAAYLQALCRYLLERREPAPVEDDYLVYNYNRFQACRFGLDGAITHPKTYETMSLREDIMTTLRKMAPHAEALGSASALKHLSDVTKQWSDAQYLRNQYRHQGSAEGMVDAAIRCFRGDPMLF; encoded by the coding sequence ATGCCGCTAGAACCCTTTAGCCACTCGGCTGCGCTGACCTTCGGCGTCGAACTGGAACTGCAGCTGGTGAACCTGTCGGACTTCGACCTGACCGCCGCCAGCCCGGACTTGCTGCACCTGCTGGGCAAAAAACCGTTCCCCGGCAACGTCACGCCGGAAATCACCGAGAGCATGATCGAGATTAACTCGACCGTGCACACCCACCACGAACCGCTGCTGGCGCAGTTGCAGGAAATCCGCGACACGCTGGTGGCCGCCGGCGACCAGCTCAATATCGGCATTTCCGGCGGCGGCACCCACCCATTCCAGCAATGGTCGTCGCAAAAGATCTTTTCCAAGCCGCGCTTCCAGGAAATCTCGGAACTGTACGGCTACCTGGCCAAGCAATTCACCATCTTCGGCCAGCACGTGCATATCGGCTGCGCGTCCGGCGACGACGCGATGTTCCTGCTGCATTCGCTGAACCGCTATATTCCGCACTTCATCGCGCTGTCGGCCTCGTCGCCGTTCGTGCAGGGGCGCGACACGCTGTTCGATTCGGCCCGCCTGAATTCGGTGTTCGCGTTCCCGATGAGCGGACGCGCGCCCTTCACGCTCAGTTGGGACCAGTTCGCCAACGAGTATTTCGCCAAGATGGAAAATACCGGCATCATCAGGAGCATGAAGGATTTTTACTGGGATCTCCGGCCCAAGCCCGAATTCGGCACCATCGAACTGCGCGTCTGCGACACGCCGCTGACGGTGGAACGGGCCGCCGCGCTGGCCGCCTATCTGCAGGCGCTGTGCCGCTACCTGCTGGAGCGGCGCGAACCGGCACCGGTCGAAGACGATTACCTGGTCTACAACTATAACCGTTTCCAGGCTTGCCGCTTCGGCCTCGACGGCGCCATCACGCATCCGAAAACCTACGAAACCATGTCGCTGCGCGAAGATATCATGACCACGCTGCGCAAGATGGCGCCGCATGCCGAGGCGCTCGGCAGCGCCTCGGCGCTGAAGCACCTGTCCGACGTCACCAAGCAATGGAGCGATGCGCAATACCTGCGCAATCAATACCGCCACCAGGGCAGCGCCGAAGGCATGGTCGACGCGGCGATCCGCTGCTTCCGCGGCGATCCGATGCTTTTCTGA